The window TTTTTGTTGGTTAAGATACAAAAAAATGAATGATAGGGTATATGTCTGTAAGATTTTTGGAATAGGACCATCATGCCTTTTTTAGATGATGACGAACCAACAATGGTTACAAATAATCTGTATATAATTAAACATTTCTTTGTTATCTTGTTATAGTGATGGGGCTCAAAACCCATCGTTATTAAGGACAGAATTGATTTGTCATAAAAATTTCATAATTTTTTCATTTGCAATTAAACCTAATAAAATTAGTTACGTCATACTGAACGTAAATCACCTGATAATAACTGTATCATTATTATGAAAACCCCATTAAAATACTTTACCATGCTGGTGATGATGTTGTGCGGAATAGCCGTACTATCATCATTCCTTACCGACCGCAGTGCCGGGAAGGCAAAAATTAACCTTCCATATAAGCAGGCAGGTTTAACCGAGCGACAGGCCGCCGCGCATTTGCTTAGTCGTTTTACATATGGGCCTACTCCGGGTCAAATTGACGCGGTAGTTAAAATGGGGCTTGATAAGTGGTTTGAACAGCAATTAGATGGCAACCTGCCCGATGATTCATTAAACACCTTACTGGATAAGTATGATGCACTTAAACTAAGTAATAAAGAGATAGCCGAAACCTATCCTAAAGCCGGGGCTGTATTACGCATGGCAGTAAAAGATGGCCTGGTAAACAAGGATTCGGTTAAAACAGATAAGAAGGAATACCGCGATATGCTGCTAAGCTATATGCAAAAGAAGGGCATGAAGCCACAGCAGGAATTATTTCGCCAGTTTTATAACCAAAAAGTACTACGTGCGGCTTATAGTAATAACCAGTTACATGAAGTACTGACAGATTTTTGGTTTAACCACTTTAATGTATCGACCACAAAAAATGATTGCGCGGAATTTATACCCGATTACGAGCGCGACGTGATACGCCCGAACGTAACCGGTAAATTTGGCGATCTGTTGCTGGCCACAGCAAAATCGCCGGCCATGCTTTATTACCTGGATAACTTTACCAGCTCGGGAGCTAATGCTAACCAGGATAAAAACCCACAAGCCAAACGCCGTTTAGAAATGCTGCAAAAACAAGCAGCAGATAACCCGCAAATGGCCGCGACTATCCAAAAACTTCAAAAGGCTCGTAAAACGCAAGGCCTGAATGAAAATTATGCCCGCGAAGTAATGGAACTGCACACTTTAGGCGTAGACGGTGGCTACACCCAGGCCGATGTTACCCAGGCAGCCCGGGTATTGACCGGATGGACGGTTTACCCAATGGGCACCTATGGCAACGCGGGTGGTATGATGCAGCAATTATTAAAAATGGGTGGCGAGGAGAGAATGAAAGAACGCGGCTTTGTGCACGATGGTGACTTTCTTTTCACCCCAAACAGGCATGATACTGGCAATAAAGTTGTTTTAGGCCACCATTTTGGTAATGAAGGTTACCAGGAAGGGGTAGACCTGCTAAGCATGCTGGCACACCATCCATCAACAGCTAAATTTATTACCCGCAAACTGGCTGTACGTTTTGTAAGCGATACCCCGCCGCAAACACTGCTGGATAAAATGGCTAAAACTTTTAAAGATAAAGACGGCGATATCCGCGAAGTGTTGATCACTATGGTATCGG of the Mucilaginibacter boryungensis genome contains:
- a CDS encoding DUF1800 domain-containing protein, with translation MKTPLKYFTMLVMMLCGIAVLSSFLTDRSAGKAKINLPYKQAGLTERQAAAHLLSRFTYGPTPGQIDAVVKMGLDKWFEQQLDGNLPDDSLNTLLDKYDALKLSNKEIAETYPKAGAVLRMAVKDGLVNKDSVKTDKKEYRDMLLSYMQKKGMKPQQELFRQFYNQKVLRAAYSNNQLHEVLTDFWFNHFNVSTTKNDCAEFIPDYERDVIRPNVTGKFGDLLLATAKSPAMLYYLDNFTSSGANANQDKNPQAKRRLEMLQKQAADNPQMAATIQKLQKARKTQGLNENYAREVMELHTLGVDGGYTQADVTQAARVLTGWTVYPMGTYGNAGGMMQQLLKMGGEERMKERGFVHDGDFLFTPNRHDTGNKVVLGHHFGNEGYQEGVDLLSMLAHHPSTAKFITRKLAVRFVSDTPPQTLLDKMAKTFKDKDGDIREVLITMVSAPEFWSASSIREKTKSPFELVISSVRGLNARIDQPYQLYSWANKMGQKLYAYQAPTGFPDKGQYWINTGALLNRMNFGLALASQRIPGVRIDLAALNNHHEPESPQAALGIYSKLILPERNLDATVKQLTPMLNDPNLSKKISDAADKSAPLATPDMTGSQDMMMANADMPKGKGARKNFGKNGYQAMANAPGNNSMLSQVVGIIVGSPEFQRR